The [Clostridium] celerecrescens 18A genomic sequence CATCAAATTCCGTTTCCTCAATCAGCCAGTTTTTCAAATCTCCCTGACCCTTCAAAAAATTCATAGTGTTAATCATTATGCTCTCCTATATTGTCAGCCTTTTACTCCTGATGCCGCAACGCTGGCCTGCACCTGCTCCTGGGCCAGCGCATATAAAATAATGCCCGGAAGCACGACAAGGGTCAAAGCAGCAAACAGCTTTGTGTAGTCATATGAAAATGATTCGGTAAAAAATTGCAGCGCCACCGGCAGTGTCCTGTTCTTATTGGAAGAGGTCAGCAGGGAAGCGTAAAAAAATTCATTCCAGTTATTCAAAAACATAAGGATCCCGGCCGTAGCAAGCCCTCCTTTTGCCAGAGGAAGATTGATCTGGAAAAATACCCGGAGAAATCCTGCCCCTTCCAGCCTGGCCGCCTCATCTAAGGATGATGGAATGGACATAAAGGTGGATTTTAAGATAAACACGGACATTGCAAGCCCCATGGATAAGTAAACCACCGCCAGACCCCAGATGTTGTCATACAGATTTATCTTCATGATCAGGGAGAAGATGGGCTGTGCCTTGGAATGGGAAGGGACCAGAAGGGTAATGGTAAACAAGGCAAAAATCAAGGATTTTCCCGGAAAACGGTACTTTCCGATCACATAAGCGCCCATGGCAAAGAACAGCAGAGACAGGAGCGTTGAGGTAATGCAGACCAGAAAGGAATTGACCGCGTACCGTAGAAAATCATATTTCTCAAATAAGTATATATATGGTTCAAAACTTATGGAAGTCGGCAATGTAAATGGATTTCCAAGAATCTGGGCATTTGTTTTAAAGGATGACATGATCACCCAGAGGATCGGAAAGACCGATATGATCACGGTAAATATCATAAGAAAATACATAAAAAACACAGTAATTTTTTTCTTCATTTTTCCCTCCTCCTAATAGATGCTGTCATTCATACGGAATGTAATATTGACGGCTGCCAGAATAATTAGGCCCAAAGCAAACATGACCATACCGTTGGCATTGGCGTATCCGTATTTCATATCAGATATGGAATTGACCAGAATTAACGGTATATTCATGGTATCGTCCCCAGGGCCGCCTGCGGTCGTCAGCCTGATCTGCTCATACATGGCGATCCTGGAAGTAATGGAACAGATCACTCCAGTTCCAATGGCATTTCTGCAAAGCGGAAGCATGATATGACGGGTCAGCTGCCACGGGGATGCCCCGTCGACCCTGGCGGCTTCCACCACTTCCTCCGGAACCGCCATCAAATCATTTAATACCACCAGGGTCACAATCACCGCATAAAAAATCCAGGTGCACGTAACTGCCCAGAATGCATATGGTGACTGAAAGAACCATTGGACATGAAAATCCGGAGAAAATCTTCGGATCAGGTTATTTAAAATACCCATATCGTCATTGAAGATAAATTTATATATCATGGCCCAGGCAGCCGCTGAGATCACGTTAGGCACCATAAAAATCACCCTGGTGAATTTCCAGCCTTTGGGCTTTGCATACAGAACAAATGCCATCAGCACGCCGAATCCCACATGAAGAGTGGCTGCAATCACGGACCAGGCAAGAAGGTTTTTCAAAGATATGAGGAAGGTTTTGGAATGAAAAAGATCGATGTAATTTTTGAGCCCAATGAATACCGGTTTGTTAAAGCCATCCCACTTGGTAAAGGATGTGGCGATTACTGTAAGAATTGGTGATAAGTAAAACAGTAAAAATATCAGGAGGGAGGGCAGCAAAAATAAGTAGCACCACTTATAATTCCTTCTCTCCAAAACAGTGGAATTTGATTTTCCTGCTTTCATTTTCTTCCCCTCTTTCTAAAAAACACTGCTGCAATACACCTGTTTTCACAGGCTTTTGCAACAGTATTTAATTCCCATGTACGATGTTTAGTTTTTCGCTTCTTCCGCCTTCTGAGTCAACTGGCTGCAAAATTCCTCCGGTGTAAGGGTTCCATCTGCCAGCTTAGGAAGCAGCTTTCCAAATTCCGTATCAGCAACAGAAGCTGGCATCACATCGAAAATAGATGCGGTATATCTGGTATTTTCATCCATGCTCCCGGCAAGCTGGGATAAGATGCGGTTTTCTGCCTGTTTCTTTAAAAATTCGTCGCTGTAATCAAGCTTCGGAGCCACTCCGCCTTCGGTCAGTACCAGCTGCTCGATTTCTTCCTTGGAATCACGGAAAGCAAAGAAAGCTTTTGCCAGTTCTTTTTCCTCATCAGAAGCGGTATTTGCGATCCAGAATTCACCGAATACTCTTGGATTTGCAATAGCAAAGTTTCCTGGATAAATATCTGAAGTTACTTCCTCACCCGTAAATCCATTTGACCACTTGTCTGCTGATTCTTCATCAAAATCAGAGGCCATCCAGGAACCGTTGCATATAAGGGCAGCACTCTTGCTCATAAATGCATTGGCTGCATCTGCGTAAGCTGCGCCAATAGTATTGGCTGATGCATTGCTCTGAAGGAGTTTCTGCAGAATGGATATAGCGGAAACGATCTTTGCATCGTTGTAATCATACAGTTTATCATCCACGTACTGAGCCAGATACGTCTCTCCCCCCTCCTGATTGGCAATAAGGGCCGTAAGGAGAAGTCCTGATGTCCAGGCGTTTTCCGCAGTCTGGAATGCAAACTTATTATCTCCGATGCTTTCCATGAACTCGTCAAGTTTCATATCCTTAACGGCTTTTTCCGGCTTATACATGGTATTGTTATAATACAGCCCTACAGGCTTTAACACGGAAAGAGGCTTGCAGATGAGTTTTCCGTCTGCGGTGCAGTAATCCATGGAGTCATCAATCCAGTTATTCTTTACCTCCGGGTTAGCATTTGCAAATTCGCTTAAGTCATATGCCATGCCATTGGCTAGAACAACGCTCTTAAACCACTGAAGATCGATACCACCTGAGCCAGGTGCGTGGACAATAGCTGGAAGCTTATTCTGCTGGGCCAATTGCTTAATCTTTTCCGCATACTGGGCCTGAGGAACCTCCTCGATCACAATCTTATACTTGCCTGCGTACTTCTGATTAAACCGCTCTATTTCAGGAAGGAAAAACACAGCACCTACATTTTCACCTGCCAGATAGGTTGGAAAAGTCATCTGTATTTCCTTACCCGATGCATTTTCAGAATTGCCTGCCCCTGGTGCCGTTGTCTTACTGTTCCCACCGGAACAGCCGCTGATCACCGTTGCTGCAGCCATAACAGCTGCCATAATCCCCGCCAATTTTCTTTTCATAAATTTCCTCCTTAATATTTTTTTACAATTGCTTCACACTCTTGCCTTCTTCAAGAAAATATTTCGTCATATGAACTCTGGAATACTTTTCGTCATTTACCATTTTCATGAGAAGCTTTGCCGCATCGTAGCCTTTTTGCCACATGTTCTGGTTGATGCGGGTGATAAAAGGATCAATGTATTTCATAAAGTAGTTGCCGTCATAACCGGTAATGGAAAAATCTTCTGGGCTCTGATATCCCAGCTCCTGAACTGCTCTTAAAACTCCTATGGCCGTTAAATCGCTCATGCAGACAAACGCAGTCCCAGCCTCCTCTTTATATTCCTTCAGCAGTTTCTTTGTTCCTTCATACGCTTTTTGTTCCATAAAGTCCGTATAGATCACTTTGCAGCTTTTGGGATCAATGCCGTTCTTTTCAAGGGCATCTAAGTAACCCTGTTGACGTCTGATGGAAACATCGGACTTTTTCCGCCCATAAACAAGAATCAGTTTCCGGTGTCCACGATCGATCACGTACTGGGTGACCTGCTCAAACGCCTTTCTGTCATCTGTCATAACTGCTGATGTGCATGCTCCGTCCAGCTGGATATCAATGGACACACAGGGCAGGGCAGAGTGAGGCAGGCTTTTTACCATAGGATCCGTTATCCTGAGTCCCATAATTACGGCTCCTGATAATGAATATTCTCTGCAAAATGTGTCAAAATCCTTTTTTTCCTGTTCTTCCTTTCCAATGGAATACATGGCCAGATTGATCTCATGCTTCATCATGTAGGTATAAGCTCCCTGGATAACATTCATCATGAACTCGTTAGACTGGGCCTCTTCCAAAAGTCCGCAGATAAGTAAAGCCACATTCTTTTTGTTCTTTGAAGACAGATTTTTGGCACTGGTATTGGGGACATATCCAAGTCTTTCCGCTGCCTCCACCACGCGCGCCCTGGTTTTGGCCGATACATCACTGTATCCGTTTAATGCTCTTGATACAGTACTTACTGATAATCCCGTTTCCTGTGCCACGTCATAAATTGATTTTGCCATTCTACACCTCGTTTTTTCCAAAAACGTTTTTGGTCTTTGGTTTTTTTTAACACTTCATTTTAGAAGTGTTGCATGAAATACCTATCTACGAAAACGTTTTTGATGATTACAAAATAACATTTTCTTAGGCCTGTGTCAATATATTTTATTTTGTTTGTTATAAATGTCTAATAATTATCGCTAATTTTATGCACATTGTCCTCCAGGTTTTATTTGAGAAGGATGTTCTCATTTCTTCCACATGAATGGGATCTATTCTTTTCTGTTACGAGAGATATAAAAGAAAAGTACTATGAGAAATGATAGGGTTTGTGCAATGGTAATGCGGACAGTCAGTAGTTCATCCACGCCGGAAGTTGTGACTACGTGCAGCAGATTGGACGTGGTGTTATTCACAAAATGAGCTGCCATTCCTGCCCACAGGGAACCTGTAAGCTTATAAAGCATACAGTACTGAATTCCAAGCAAAGTACTGGTGACGACCAGAATCAGGCCGGCTATAAATGCACCTGCCACGGACTGGTTGCCGTCTATTACATTTCTTAAGGGCTGCTTGATATGCCAGACTCCAAAGAGAACGGAAGACAGAATACATGCGGCAGGAAAGGAATGCTTTTCTTCTGCCAGCCGGACAAACAGTCCCCGGAAAACTCCCTCTTCCATTATCACATTGATCATATTTCCTGCGATACAGATCATGATAAACAGAATGCTGCTTTGCATCCCCCGGTTTCCTAAAACGGAATAGCTGGTTACGTAAAACTTAAGTCCCGAAAAATTGTCTGTTGATGATTGAATCAGTATTTCAATTCCATAGCCTAAAGTAAAAACAACGGCGCCAAGCAATGCTCCTAATAAAATATTTCGCAGCGCCTTTACAGGAGAAAAACCTACTTCTGTCCATGAATACCGGAATAGTGGAATGGATACCCCCAGCAGTAGAATGCCGGCCAGTTTATGTATAAATGCTTCGCCGATCATTGTCTGGTCGGTACGGAGTATGAAATATTCTATTGTCCGGAATGCAAAGCAAATGGCATAGAGCATAAGAATGATTGGAATAGGGTTTCGTTTATAATCCAGCATAGGGTTACCTCTCTGACTGTTGTTTATGAAGTTGAAAATTTCCGCTGCCGCTGATTCATTGGATCATCTTCTGATGAATTCCATGGAAGACACAATTATCTGCTATACAGGCAATTTTATCATAGTATATGAATATTTTCCAGCATCTTTCGATGGCTTCCATAATTTTAGACGGGGCCGGATTGCCTGGCTCCCGTCTTCTTTTCAGACAATATGCAGGGCACCTTTTTCATCAGTGCTCAGATTCATTTCTCCTTCAAACATGCTTCCGTCTTCCGTAACCCGGTATAGCTCTTCTTTCCAAATGATCCACTGGTTTTCTGCCATAGAACCGTTGTTATTTAGATAATACCATTTGCCATCTGACCCGGTTTTCCATGTATCTTTTACCATAAATCCGGCACCATCGAACCAGTACCAGTTTTCTCCGTCCTTATACCAATCGTTTGTAACATAATTTCCGGTATTCCCTAAGTAGAATCTCCAGCCATCCTCTTCTTCAATCCATCCGGATTTATGCTGCTCTTCTGCCAGTGCTTCTTTAAAACTATCCCAGGTATGTTTGGTATGATTGTATACATAAGGATTGGGACAGATTTTTCCCGTTACATCATAATGGCGGATAACATGATCCGCCGGAACGTTGTACTGTTTCATCAGTTCTTTTGTCAGCTGAGCAGCGGCTTCTACTGTTGCATCTTCAAAATACCAGTCTCTGCTTGTATCTGACTGACTTCCATTGTTCCTGACACAGAGCTCTATTCCCAGGCTGTTGCTGTTGCGGCATTCCGGATGGGTATATGTTTTTGCTCCGCAATGCCATGCAATATCTATGTCTTCAACGGATTGCCATATTTCTCCGCTGAATCCGACAAAATAATGGGCGCTGGCTCCAATGTATTGGGAGGCGTAATATTTACAGTTTGCTTCTGCTCCTCCGAGAGCTCCTACATAGTGAATTACAATATATTTTATCCGGTCAATCTGACCGTTGCTATAATTGTATGGTGTCAATAGTTTTTGAACTTCCATATTAAATTCCTTCCCTTAGGCCTACAAATCCCATCTTATCTGCATCAAAGGATTCCCGGAAACGTTCAATCTCCGTGTAATCGGAATTCTTTAGATTTTCCTGTATTCCCAAAAGCTCTATGTTTGGCATAGTTTCTGTTGCTTCGCTTTTAACCATTAAATCACCTTGTCCTTTTTGTATTATTATATGATGGTTGGGGTGGGAATGTACCAGGGGGGATAGGCTATTAAATGTTGGAGCCGGTAGCAGCCCTTGAACGGACTGGCATCCAGGTGACAGAAGAAATGAAATAGCTCGATGATGCCATTTTTGATGAATAAGAGATAACTCATTGAGGTGATTTATTTGAACTATGAATTTTTATTAGAAGAAGAGGATTCCCATGGAATCATTATATAGGAACGATCACTGATAGATATTTTAGAACCTTTTAACATCTATAAGATAGTGTAAGATATTTTCTGTCTTGCCGCCGCCCCTCTGCCACATATACTATCCAGAGGTGATATCTTTATGCAACCCTGCGAACTTGTAATTCTTATATCTACCATGGCCTGCCGTATCGCCGAGGGCCGGTCTGCTGATGAAATCGCTTTGATAAGTTCCATATTTTCACAGCTTGGTGACACACTGAGTACCATTTCTGCCTATCAGGATCTCTGTTGTGAAAACGATGAAGAAGAGGACACCAACTGATGAAAGTGGCTGCGATAAAAATGGGATTCCGTAATTCCCGGTCCATAAAGAAAGGAGTGCTGCTTCCATAGACTACAATACCTATGGAAGGGGCACTCCTTTCTTATGCCTCAAACAGAAAAGCAGGTTCCTAAGAACCTGCCCTCTCAGGCAAATCTATTTCTTATGACCGGAAGAGACATCATCAGGGGAAAGGGGTGTATTGACTGTGACCGGGTCTGTATGAGCTTCCCGGACCTTTCTCTCCCTGGCTGCAATGATATCCCCGGCAATAATCTTTAATATATGAACCACGGGTACTGCCAAAACCATTCCCCATATCCCGGCAATTGCACCACCCACAGTGATCCCTATAACAATCAAAGCCGGGCTTAAGGAAAACGAGGTTCCCATAAGCTTTGGCTGTATCACATTTCCATCAATCTGCTGAGTAATAAGCAAAACCAGGCCGGCAATCGCACCTGTATTGATTCCGCTTGTACACGCAATGATAATCACAACACCAATGGAGCCAAAAATTGAGCCGAAGTATGGGATAATATTACAGATCCCCAGCATAACCCCAAGCGCCAACGCATACCTGGAACCAAGTATGGTAAATTCAATGGTGGTAATCGTACATAAAATCAGGGAATCTAAAAGCTGGCATACAATAAACTTTTTAAAACTGTCATTGATAATAGTTCCGTACCTTAAAGCTCCATTTCTGACATTTTCGCGAAGAAACAAATCCATGAGCCGCTTCATCTGAAATTTGACATTATGAGTTTCCAGAAGGAAATATACGGAAGATACAATTGTAATAAACCCGCTAAAAATATGGGAGGTAACTCCCAGGACAGCATTTAGCGAGCCCATTATTTCCTTCAGGCCAATTCTCTCCAACACATTTTTCCAGGCAGTCTGGGGCGGCAAAATCTCTCCCAGCTTATCGGATAAGCCAAATTTTTCCAACGGCAGTTGTTCAACAGCCATTATAGCGTTATTATAATAAGTATTGAAATTTGTTATAAAATCCAATATGCTTCTCTGAAGCAGGGGAATTCCCTTGTTTATAACCAGAACTACAACAGAGATAAATAAAGCATAAATGATAAAAACACTGATCCCTCTGGACCTCTTTTGAAATGGACTGGATTTAAGCCTGTTTAAGCGTCGTTCTAGTGCAGAACATGGGATATTCAGCAGATATGCTATGACAAATCCATAAAAGAAGGGAATAAGTACCTTTGTAGATGATTTAAGCCAAATCATCACATCTGAAACATTCATAACAATTTTATAAAATATTATAACCAGCATAGCAAGCAGCAGACTTGATAAAAATACCCTTATCTGCTTCCTCTTCAACAATTCTTCCATCCCGACCTCCTTTCCAAATAAACTAACCAAGTTTTACCGGTTTAATCGTTAACCCCTAATATTTTTGCGTCAGCAGCAATTCCACCGCCATTCGGTCATTTAACCTCCCGGTCTTAACTGCTTCTTCCGTTTCTACGCATAAGTTTACATAAGACAAAATCTGATCTTTGGAAAAAGTCCTTGCCTGTGGCATGATCTTTCCTGCTGCAAAAGGAGGTATCTTAAGCTTTGAAGCAATTCCGCCCTTATCCATTCCTTTTCCCATCAGCTCCTTTGCCTGCAAAATCTGGTTAAACTGTCTGGCAATCAGAAACAGGATCCTCATGGGAGGTTCCTTTAAGGTGAGTAAGTCCTCATAAAGATCCATTGCCTTTTTTGTTTCCCTGTTCACGATCGCCGCAACCATTTCAAAAATTTTATTGGTTGTCCGTACTGTACAGATGATTTCCACATCCTCATCCGTAATAACCTCTTTTCCCAGAGTATAGCTTATGAGCTTCTCCAGCTCCATGCGGATATTTTCCATATCATCTCCGGCCATGTGAAGAAACAGTTCCATGGTACGTCCCGTGATCTTCTTTCCTTCCCTGGAAAGCAGAGTCCCCGCCCATCTGGCAAGCTGGGCCGTATCCTGACGTTCCATTTCTGCCCCATACCCCAGTTCCTTCACCTTTTTAAACAGCTTGCTCCGCTTATCTACCTCTGATTCCACAAAGATCAGGCAGGTGGTATCCGGCATATGGGAAAGATAAGATACTATTTCATCGGAAGCCGATTTAAAAAAGCCACTGTTCTCCACCAGGATCAGACGTTTTTCTGCGAAAAAAGGCATGGTATCTGCTAGGCTGATGACTTCCCTCACATCGATCCCTTTTCCCTCAAACTGATTAAAGTTCATGGTATCGCCTGCCGTAATGGCTGCCTTCATTTGATTTTTATAGCTGTTCCTCAAAAAGGCTTCTTCTCCATATAGAAGATAGACCGGCTTGAAGCTGTGGTTTTTTATATCCTGAGTCAGCGTCTGCATGGTTTCCTCCCTCTTTGGCATGACTTTTTTATCCTCTCTAATTATAACGGGAGAACTTCTCTCCGTCAACGAAACTTTCAAACCGGATCTTCTCCCCATCGGTCCACATCATTATGGCCCCTCCTTCTCCTGTTTTAAAAACCTCAGTTCCTCTCTCTTTTAAGCGGTCCAAAACCTCTTTATGAGGGTGTCCATAAGAATTGCCCGCCCCATAAGACACCACAGCCCACCGGGGCTTTATGGCGTCGAGGAACGCCTCCCCGGAAGAATATTTCGAACCATGATGAGCCACCTTCAGCACATTCACATCTGCCAGCATCTGCTTTTCCCCAGGCCTTTTAAGAAGTTCTTCTTCTCCTCTTTCTTCCATATCTCCTGTAAACAGCATACGGCAGTTTCCGTAGTCCATTATTAATACTTCTGACTCCTCATTGGTGGTTTCCGGCCGGTCTTCTTTTCCTGGATACAGACAGGTAATGCGAAGATCCTCTACCTGAACCCCACCCCCTCCTGCCACGTACAACACTTTCGTCCCCCGCTGCTTTGCAAGTTCTTCCAGCTTCTTTATTGCCTCACCCTCTCTACCATGATAGGGAAGCATGAGATTTTCAATTCTTATATCTTCACTGTTTTCCAAAAGATAGGCGACACCGCTTAAATGATCCTGATCCCCATGACTGATAAATGCATATTGGATCACAGGTACTCCCATACTTTTTAAACAAGGCTCCAGAGAATATTTGCCCAGAGACTTTTTAGAAGAGCTTCCACCATCCACTAAAACTGTAGACCTTCCTGCCCGCAGCAGGATGCCATCCCCTTGTCCCACATCAAGAAACACTGCTTCCAGACCTCTCACAGGACCAGGCTTAAAAAACAGAATGCAAAAGCAATACATCCCTGCCAGTATAAGAACTTTTAATCCAAAGCACCCTTTCTTTTTCTCTTCCTTATTCTCACCGGTTCTTTTAGCCTCATACTCCCCCCAGACTTTCAAACAGTAAAGCCCTGCGAACAGAATAAGTCCGTATGCCGCCAGCCGTCCAGCTTCCGGTCTGCCAAAGGTCAGGCTGTACCCTGGAAGTCCCCCCATGATCTTGCAGATCCATTCATAAAAGGTAAGAATGTAATGTCCTGTTCCCGCCGCTCCGATCCCAAGAAGGGGACTGAAGCTTCCAAGTAAAATAATTCCGATTCCGGAACAAACCACCCAATCCATTAATGGAATAAGCAAAAGATTTAAAAATAGTCCATAGAAAGGAATCTGATAAAAATGATATAGGGTAATTGGCATGGTGACTATTTGTACCGCCACTCCTGTGGAAACAGCACTTGACAGGAACCTCTTCCTTCCAAGCCATTTTTCAAGGATGGGGCCTGCCCCACCGATGGCATAAACAGCACCAAAGGACAGCTGAACACCTCCATTCGTAAGGAGGAGAGGTGACTTTAGTCCCAGAAGCAGCAGCGCCAGGGAAGCGGAGGATAAAAGGTCATAGGTCCTTCCAAGATAGGAGGCCATAAATGCGACAGACATCATAATCACTGCCCTCACCACCGAAGGACCGCTGCCTGTTAAAATCCCGTATAATACAACCAGGACAGCTCCTGCCAAACCTGCGCTTCCAAGACCCAGTCCTGTTTTCCTTAAAATCCGGTAAAAAGAAAGACCAAGGAAGGACATATGCATACCGCTGATTGCAAGAAGATGGGAGATTCCGTTCTTCTGATATAAAGATTTAATATCTTCCGGAAGCCCGCCCGTATCCCCCAATACAGCAGCTGTTAATACACCGGCATCTTCTTTGGAGGTATACTTATAAAGGAGGGAACGACCCCATTCCCTGACCTGGCGTATCCCATCTAAGAGAGGATCTACTCTTGGATCCAGAATCTCCAGCTCCTTCCCAAGAAACCTTCCGTCAATCCCCAGCCCCTCATAATATCCCTTGCTGTCAAATTCCCCCGGATTCCTGGCTGATTGAAAAGGCTGTATCTCTCCCTTTACTTTGATAAGCTGTCCCAGGCGCAGACCTATATCTTTATTATCACCAGTTCTTTGAGGATATAACGGCATGTCTGTACCCGGCTCTCCTAAAAGCTTCACAGACACCATCAGACCTGGAACTAAATAGCAGCTCTCCTGCTTCCATACCTTGATTTTCTTTAAAACAATCTGAAGCGATCCATTCTTTTCTTCAAAGGAAGAAACCCTTCCCTCTGCTTCCGCATAACCACCGGAAAGCTCCTCAATGGTTCTTACTCTCTCCTCCCACCTTTTGCAATCGTATCCGGCCCATGCCGCACCCAGGTATAAAAAAAGAAGAGGCAAAAGAACCCAAAGCCGGTTTCTGCCTCTCCAATAACCATAAAGAACAATTCCGGCAGCTAAAAAAGCCGGAATAAAAAGCCAGGATGTCAAAACCAGCAAAGCGGCAGTCTCTCCAAGTACAAATCCCCCTGCAATCAGACATAATGGGCGTTTTATTGTTCTGTTCCTCCTATATCACTAGATACTTCTTCATTTTCCGCATTGTAATCCAGATTGCGTTCAAAAAGCTGGTTTAAGGAGATGGAATCCCGAAACATGACTTCCTGAGAACCGTTTACCGTAATCTGCACCTTATTGATGGAAGAGGCAGCAGCCAGAGAATTCACGATAGAATAAATCGGGATATATTCCTTTACCTCCAGGTTGTTATTCAGAAATGCGGAATCAAAATTAATATAACAGATGTTTTCATTGACCGACACATTAAGAAGCTTTGTATCCTTCGGCAGAGTCGGATTCATCCCCGGCCTTCCCGGACCGGCGATCAGCTGTTCAATGACCAGCTTTTCTAAGGAAGTGTTTACGTTATGCACCACTTCTCTTGTCTCTTTCACCAGTTTTTCACCGGTATCATCAGAGAAATACAAGGGCAGTTCTGTCTTCTCATAGGAGTTGACGTTGCTGATGTTATCAATAAAATCAGAATTAGCCATAGGCCCTACCGGACTTCCGGAACTGTCCATTAAGGGCTGTTCCGCAGTATACACGGCAACATAATCCACTCCTTTTACCTGAGTCAGTGTTCTTACCAGGGAAGCCCTGCATAGAATCTCCCTGGTTCCATTCATCATGGCATAATTGTTATCAAAATACAGATATAAGACCGTGTCCTCCAGCTTGTAACGCTCAAAGCCCACCTTATCCGGAACTGCTGCCTGCCGGTCTAAGTCCTTAGGTACCGTCCGAAGCTGTTCCATCAGATTCCTGATCCTCCAGTCTGTCACATCTTCCAAGTCACCTTCCGGTTTCTGTGTCATGTGATAATCCTGAGGCTCCAACTTTGTCATGGCTGAGTTTAAATAATAAATTTTATACACATCTCCAATGGTTTCCGCTCCCTTTCCTTCTCTTTTTCCACAGCCGGTCAGACATAGAAAGCACACCAGGAAAAGGAGCCCCCCCCTTAGCAGTTTCAATTTCATCTAATAGCCTCCTGTTTCTAAGAAATATACGTGAGTGGAATCCGTACGGTAAATGTGGCTCCCTCGCCCTCTTTGCTCTGAAGCTTCAATGCCCCCTGATGCATCAGCACAATCTTTTTTGTAATGGAAAGGCCAAGGCCTGTGCCTCCTGTTTCTCTGGATCTTGCCTTATCCACCCGGTAGAACCGTTCAAACACATGCTCCTGGAACTCTTCCGAGATCCCGATTCCGGAATCGGCCACCTTTACGTAAAAAAACTTATGGTCCGCGTCAAGGGTCACCCGTACCCAGCCGCCTTCCACATTGTATTTGATGGCATTCTCCACCAGATTGCTTAAAGCCAGGGACAGCTTCATCTCATCCACATCGGCAGTGACCTCCCGGATGCTTTCAAAAGTAAGTTCCACATTGCGTTTCCCGGCAATGGGACGCAGCCTTTTTAAGATCAGCTCCATCAGTCCGTTGATATTCACCTGGGCAATGTTTAAATTTCCCCCGGCAGTCTTGTCCATGCGGACCAAAGAAAGCAGGTCATCAATGATCTTGTTCTCCCGTTCGATTTCATCGGATATATCACTCAAAAATTCCCGGTATAGATCTGCCGGAACATCTTCCATTCCTATCAGGGAATCGGCCAGCACCCGGATGGACGTGATCGGGGTCTTCAGCTCATGGGAAACATTCGACACGAATTCTTCCCTGGACTGGTCCACTGCCTTTAGCTTCTTTAACGTCAGATTAATGGTTTCCGTAATCAGTATGGTTTCCTTATAAGCATAGGGGCTGATGTTCTCGTCCATATCCCCTTCTGCAGCTCTGTTTAACGTCCGCTGCAGCTCCCGGAAGGGCTTCATCAAAAGCTTTGCAAGAAAAACCACAACAATGGCCAGAACGGAAAAGATCATAAGC encodes the following:
- a CDS encoding GerMN domain-containing protein, with translation MKLKLLRGGLLFLVCFLCLTGCGKREGKGAETIGDVYKIYYLNSAMTKLEPQDYHMTQKPEGDLEDVTDWRIRNLMEQLRTVPKDLDRQAAVPDKVGFERYKLEDTVLYLYFDNNYAMMNGTREILCRASLVRTLTQVKGVDYVAVYTAEQPLMDSSGSPVGPMANSDFIDNISNVNSYEKTELPLYFSDDTGEKLVKETREVVHNVNTSLEKLVIEQLIAGPGRPGMNPTLPKDTKLLNVSVNENICYINFDSAFLNNNLEVKEYIPIYSIVNSLAAASSINKVQITVNGSQEVMFRDSISLNQLFERNLDYNAENEEVSSDIGGTEQ
- a CDS encoding sensor histidine kinase, whose product is MFQVKLFNQKHAISLRVTLIIALLVVGILPVFIQNSVMLGTYRQNLIESRMQDIQNQCWILSNKMTRIGYLTMEPRDPLLDNEMSVKADMFNGRIVVVNRNFRIISDTFSLSVGKLNISEEVLRCFDGENSSKYNTDKHYSALTIPIYSNSQEKEIAGVMIVTASTEDLLNRISMVSDKGSFLQLMIFSVLAIVVVFLAKLLMKPFRELQRTLNRAAEGDMDENISPYAYKETILITETINLTLKKLKAVDQSREEFVSNVSHELKTPITSIRVLADSLIGMEDVPADLYREFLSDISDEIERENKIIDDLLSLVRMDKTAGGNLNIAQVNINGLMELILKRLRPIAGKRNVELTFESIREVTADVDEMKLSLALSNLVENAIKYNVEGGWVRVTLDADHKFFYVKVADSGIGISEEFQEHVFERFYRVDKARSRETGGTGLGLSITKKIVLMHQGALKLQSKEGEGATFTVRIPLTYIS